In the genome of Populus alba chromosome 11, ASM523922v2, whole genome shotgun sequence, one region contains:
- the LOC118035348 gene encoding DNA-dependent metalloprotease WSS1 isoform X2 has protein sequence MNLSDLNKVWEIKALKKPGEEEAKKMLDKIAKQVQPIMRKHNWRVKLLSEFCPNNRSLLGLNVGGGVHVKLRLRRPNRDLDFFPFHQVLDTMLHELCHNVHGPHNANFYKLWDELRKECEELISKGIAGTGEGFDLPGRCLGGFSRQPALSSLRKTALAAAEKRAKLGSMLPSQPKRLGGDSTIMVALSPIQAAAMAAERRLQDEIWCGSLLAETDETSGDGETSSDIAENPVSMGEFTESSRLHNCRKRGCESNDRTACFSSKGHSVSDSNFVDLSKDASTSGSMLDHGTNLRKKICNSYKDPFPDATTHIEAHNPEASSLWECGTCTLLNPPLAPICELCGAQKPKDASTKNKIWSCKFCTLENSLKLDRCLACGQWRYSNGPPVSTRAPNLGT, from the exons atgaatttGAGTGATTTAAACAAAGTATGGGAAATCAAAGCCCTGAAAAAACCAGGAGAAGAGGAAGCCAAAAAGATGTTAGACAAAATAGCCAAACAGGTGCAGCCCATCATGCGTAAACACAATTGGCGTGTCAAGCTTCTCTCTGAATTCtg TCCAAACAACCGGTCTCTTCTGGGATTAAATGTAGGAGGTGGGGTGCATGTGAAGTTGAGGCTTCGTAGACCAAACAGGGATTTGGATTTCTTTCCATTCCATCAGGTTCTTGATACAATGCTTCATGAGCTTTGCCATAATGTTCATGGCCCCCACAACGCCAACTTTTACAAGCTCTGGGATGAACTCAGAAAG GAGTGCGAAGAGTTGATTTCCAAGGGAATCGCTGGCACAGGAGAGGGGTTTGATCTTCCAGGGAGGTGTTTGGGTGGGTTTTCCCGCCAACCTGCTCTGTCATCTCTTCGCAAAACTGCCTTAGCTGCTGCGGAAAAGAGGGCGAAGTTAGGATCCATGCTGCCATCTCAGCCTAAAAGGCTTGGAGGTGATAGTACCATCATGGTTGCACTCAGTCCAATACAAGCTGCTGCAATGGCTGCAGAAAGGAGGTTGCAGGATGAGATCTGGTGTGGTTCTCTGTTGGCTGAGACTGATGAGACCTCTGGTGATGGAGAAACTAGCTCTGATATTGCAGAAAACCCTGTATCTATGGGGGAATTTACAGAAAGCTCAAGGTTACATAACTGTAGAAAAAGAGGTTGTGAATCAAATGACAGAACagcttgtttttcttccaaaggACATTCAGTTTCAGATTCTAATTTTGTAGATTTATCCAAAGATGCTTCAACATCTGGGTCTATGCTCGATCATGGCACCaaccttagaaaaaaaatttgcaattcATATAAGGATCCATTTCCTGATGCTACTACCCACATAGAAG CACATAATCCAGAGGCATCTTCTTTGTGGGAGTGTGGAACCTGCACGCTACTGAATCCA CCACTAGCCCCAATATGCGAGCTTTGTGGCGCACAAAAGCCCAAAGATGCCAGCACCAAGAACAAAATCTGGTCCTGCAAATTCTGTACTTTGGAGAACAGTCTGAAGCTAGACAGATGCTTAGCATGTGGTCAATGGAGATATTCAAATGGTCCACCGGTGTCAACTCGTGCTCCCAACCTTGGCACCTGA
- the LOC118035348 gene encoding uncharacterized protein isoform X1: MNLSDLNKVWEIKALKKPGEEEAKKMLDKIAKQVQPIMRKHNWRVKLLSEFCPNNRSLLGLNVGGGVHVKLRLRRPNRDLDFFPFHQVLDTMLHELCHNVHGPHNANFYKLWDELRKECEELISKGIAGTGEGFDLPGRCLGGFSRQPALSSLRKTALAAAEKRAKLGSMLPSQPKRLGGDSTIMVALSPIQAAAMAAERRLQDEIWCGSLLAETDETSGDGETSSDIAENPVSMGEFTESSRLHNCRKRGCESNDRTACFSSKGHSVSDSNFVDLSKDASTSGSMLDHGTNLRKKICNSYKDPFPDATTHIEGSFIDLTSDSIFGSTTNLYTRHIIEAPPLTSDSSFGSICNRDSAHNPEASSLWECGTCTLLNPPLAPICELCGAQKPKDASTKNKIWSCKFCTLENSLKLDRCLACGQWRYSNGPPVSTRAPNLGT, from the exons atgaatttGAGTGATTTAAACAAAGTATGGGAAATCAAAGCCCTGAAAAAACCAGGAGAAGAGGAAGCCAAAAAGATGTTAGACAAAATAGCCAAACAGGTGCAGCCCATCATGCGTAAACACAATTGGCGTGTCAAGCTTCTCTCTGAATTCtg TCCAAACAACCGGTCTCTTCTGGGATTAAATGTAGGAGGTGGGGTGCATGTGAAGTTGAGGCTTCGTAGACCAAACAGGGATTTGGATTTCTTTCCATTCCATCAGGTTCTTGATACAATGCTTCATGAGCTTTGCCATAATGTTCATGGCCCCCACAACGCCAACTTTTACAAGCTCTGGGATGAACTCAGAAAG GAGTGCGAAGAGTTGATTTCCAAGGGAATCGCTGGCACAGGAGAGGGGTTTGATCTTCCAGGGAGGTGTTTGGGTGGGTTTTCCCGCCAACCTGCTCTGTCATCTCTTCGCAAAACTGCCTTAGCTGCTGCGGAAAAGAGGGCGAAGTTAGGATCCATGCTGCCATCTCAGCCTAAAAGGCTTGGAGGTGATAGTACCATCATGGTTGCACTCAGTCCAATACAAGCTGCTGCAATGGCTGCAGAAAGGAGGTTGCAGGATGAGATCTGGTGTGGTTCTCTGTTGGCTGAGACTGATGAGACCTCTGGTGATGGAGAAACTAGCTCTGATATTGCAGAAAACCCTGTATCTATGGGGGAATTTACAGAAAGCTCAAGGTTACATAACTGTAGAAAAAGAGGTTGTGAATCAAATGACAGAACagcttgtttttcttccaaaggACATTCAGTTTCAGATTCTAATTTTGTAGATTTATCCAAAGATGCTTCAACATCTGGGTCTATGCTCGATCATGGCACCaaccttagaaaaaaaatttgcaattcATATAAGGATCCATTTCCTGATGCTACTACCCACATAGAAGGTAGCTTCATTGATTTAACGAGTGATTCAATTTTTGGATCCACAACTAATCTCTATACTAGACATATTATAGAGGCACCTCCTTTAACCAGTGATTCATCCTTTGGTTCCATATGTAATCGTGATTCAGCACATAATCCAGAGGCATCTTCTTTGTGGGAGTGTGGAACCTGCACGCTACTGAATCCA CCACTAGCCCCAATATGCGAGCTTTGTGGCGCACAAAAGCCCAAAGATGCCAGCACCAAGAACAAAATCTGGTCCTGCAAATTCTGTACTTTGGAGAACAGTCTGAAGCTAGACAGATGCTTAGCATGTGGTCAATGGAGATATTCAAATGGTCCACCGGTGTCAACTCGTGCTCCCAACCTTGGCACCTGA